The Sphingobium sp. BYY-5 genome contains a region encoding:
- a CDS encoding DUF1013 domain-containing protein: MPHATASWLVDNSALSFDQIAEFCGLHILEVQAIADDTASIKYTGRDPVRAHEITMDEIHKGESNPDYKLKMLKGPEPVRRTKGPRYTPVSKRQDKPDGIAWILRNHPEISDGAIGKLIGTTRTTIAAIRDRSHWNISNITPKDPVTLGLCSQRELDSLVAKAAKKAGIEAPTDSRLDGDREALIEELRRERQDAVRRAEEALKSESELISSDAAILDPFGGSKSEA, translated from the coding sequence ATGCCCCACGCGACCGCCAGTTGGCTGGTCGACAACAGCGCTCTGAGCTTCGACCAGATCGCGGAATTCTGTGGGCTTCATATCCTCGAAGTGCAGGCGATCGCCGACGATACCGCCAGCATCAAATATACCGGCCGCGATCCGGTGCGCGCCCATGAAATCACCATGGACGAAATCCACAAGGGTGAGAGCAATCCCGACTACAAGCTCAAGATGCTGAAGGGGCCGGAGCCGGTTCGCCGGACCAAGGGGCCGCGCTACACCCCGGTCAGCAAGCGCCAGGACAAGCCGGACGGCATCGCCTGGATCCTGCGCAATCATCCGGAGATTTCGGACGGCGCGATCGGCAAGCTGATCGGCACCACCCGCACCACCATCGCCGCGATCCGCGACCGCAGCCACTGGAACATCTCCAACATCACGCCCAAGGACCCGGTGACGCTGGGCCTCTGCTCGCAGCGCGAGCTGGATTCGCTGGTCGCGAAGGCGGCGAAGAAGGCGGGCATCGAGGCGCCGACCGATTCGCGCCTGGACGGCGACCGCGAGGCGCTGATCGAGGAGCTGCGCCGCGAGCGCCAGGACGCCGTGCGCCGCGCCGAAGAGGCGCTGAAGAGCGAGTCCGAACTGATTTCCAGCGACGCCGCGATCCTCGATCCCTTTGGCGGGAGCAAGAGCGAAGCGTAA
- a CDS encoding glycosyltransferase family 1 protein — MRIAIVTDAWTPQVNGVVRTLQTIQGELERMGHEVKVISPDLYGSIPCPTYPEIRLALVRSSVVGQAIAAFRPDAVHLATEGPLCIAARRWCLRSGVPFTTAYHTHFPDYVAQRTGLPAAWFWRYIRWFHGPAQAVLVSTRSVREQLRAHGVANVRPWGRGVDLTAFTPDARPPALFADLPRPIMLYVGRVAVEKNLEAFLATDHDGTKVVVGDGPARVTLERAYPQARFLGALFGAELAGVYAGADVFVFPSRTDTFGLVMIEALACGTPVAAYPVTGPVDIVTPETGALSEDLGRAITGALVRDRQACAIYGRSFSWERSAREFLSGLHEIDPDVIDSAA; from the coding sequence ATGCGTATAGCCATCGTTACCGACGCCTGGACGCCGCAGGTGAATGGCGTCGTGCGCACGCTCCAGACGATCCAGGGGGAACTGGAGCGGATGGGGCATGAGGTGAAGGTGATCTCGCCCGATCTCTACGGTTCCATTCCCTGCCCCACCTATCCCGAAATAAGGCTGGCGCTGGTGCGGTCGAGCGTGGTGGGGCAGGCGATCGCCGCCTTCCGCCCCGATGCCGTGCATCTGGCGACCGAAGGGCCGCTGTGCATCGCGGCGCGGCGCTGGTGCCTGCGCAGCGGCGTGCCCTTCACCACCGCCTATCACACCCATTTCCCCGATTATGTGGCGCAGCGCACCGGCCTGCCCGCAGCCTGGTTCTGGCGCTATATCCGCTGGTTCCATGGCCCGGCGCAGGCGGTGCTGGTGTCGACCCGGTCGGTGCGCGAGCAGTTGCGCGCCCATGGCGTCGCCAATGTGCGGCCCTGGGGCAGGGGGGTGGACCTGACCGCCTTCACGCCCGATGCCCGGCCGCCCGCCCTGTTCGCCGATCTGCCGCGCCCGATCATGCTCTATGTCGGGCGGGTCGCGGTCGAGAAGAATCTGGAGGCGTTTCTGGCCACCGACCATGACGGGACCAAGGTGGTGGTGGGCGACGGGCCGGCGCGCGTGACGCTGGAGCGGGCCTATCCGCAGGCGCGCTTCCTGGGCGCGCTGTTCGGGGCGGAGCTGGCGGGCGTCTATGCGGGCGCCGACGTCTTCGTCTTCCCCAGCCGCACCGACACGTTCGGGCTGGTAATGATCGAGGCGCTGGCCTGCGGCACGCCGGTCGCGGCCTATCCGGTGACGGGGCCGGTCGATATCGTGACGCCGGAAACCGGCGCGCTGTCGGAGGATCTGGGGCGGGCCATCACCGGGGCGCTGGTGCGGGATCGGCAGGCCTGCGCCATTTACGGCCGCAGCTTCAGTTGGGAACGGAGCGCGCGGGAGTTCCTGTCGGGCCTGCATGAAATCGACCCGGATGTGATCGACAGCGCCGCCTGA
- a CDS encoding UDP-2,3-diacylglucosamine diphosphatase: protein MNAITRLPFPGDMEEGADDQLHIPEREGERRRYRTIWISDIHLGTRGCNATMLIDFLDSVDSDTIYLVGDIIDGWRLKKRFYWPQTHNDVVWRLMKRAKRGTRVVYIPGNHDEMFRQFTGMSFGGVEIRRKAIHQTADGRKLLVLHGDEFDTIMLAHRWLAFVGDAAYTTLMRLNIVVNAVRQRMGLPYWSLSKMAKHKVKNAVSFISRFEEVVAHEAGARGVDGVVCGHIHNAEMREIEGVQYYNDGDWVEGCTALVEHSDGRMEVLHWADEIAARQQGAGNEQARIAA from the coding sequence ATGAACGCCATCACGCGCCTGCCCTTTCCGGGCGACATGGAAGAGGGCGCCGACGACCAGCTTCATATCCCTGAGCGGGAGGGGGAGCGTCGTCGCTATCGCACCATCTGGATCTCCGACATCCATCTTGGCACGCGCGGTTGCAACGCGACGATGCTGATCGATTTCCTCGACAGCGTGGACAGCGACACCATCTATCTGGTCGGCGACATCATCGATGGCTGGCGGCTCAAGAAGCGCTTCTACTGGCCGCAGACGCATAATGACGTGGTCTGGCGCCTGATGAAGCGCGCCAAGCGCGGCACGCGGGTCGTCTATATCCCCGGCAATCATGACGAGATGTTCCGCCAGTTCACCGGCATGAGCTTTGGCGGCGTGGAAATCCGGCGCAAGGCGATCCACCAGACTGCCGACGGGCGCAAGCTGCTGGTGCTGCATGGCGACGAGTTCGACACGATCATGCTGGCGCATCGCTGGCTCGCCTTCGTCGGCGACGCCGCCTACACGACGCTGATGCGCCTGAACATAGTGGTGAACGCGGTGCGGCAGCGCATGGGCCTGCCCTATTGGTCGCTCAGCAAGATGGCCAAGCACAAGGTCAAGAACGCCGTGTCCTTCATCTCCCGCTTCGAGGAAGTGGTGGCGCATGAGGCCGGCGCGCGCGGGGTGGACGGCGTGGTGTGCGGCCATATCCACAATGCCGAAATGCGCGAGATCGAGGGCGTGCAATATTATAATGATGGCGACTGGGTGGAAGGTTGCACCGCGCTGGTCGAGCATTCCGACGGGCGGATGGAAGTGCTGCACTGGGCCGACGAGATCGCCGCGCGGCAACAGGGCGCGGGCAATGAGCAGGCGCGGATAGCGGCTTGA
- a CDS encoding NAD(P)H-quinone oxidoreductase produces MPRDMMAIGIAVPGGPEALVPERRPVPVPGKGEVLIRVAAAGVNRPDVLQRQGKYPPPPGASDIPGLEVAGTIVAAGDGADMLVGQKVCALLAGGGYAEYAVAPAGQCLPVPDSYDLVEAAALPETLFTVWTNLFERAYAVDGDTVLVHGGTSGIGTMAITLCRLFGVTIIVTCGSDEKCAQAKAWGADHAINYRDLDYVAEVKRITGGQGVQAVLDMVGGDYLPRNLECLAEDGRHVSIAVLGGAKAEIFIPAIMQRRLTITGSTLRARSTGFKSLVADELMRTVWSFVNEGKLRPAMDQRFALADAAKAHARMDAGAHFGKIVLVV; encoded by the coding sequence ATGCCAAGGGACATGATGGCGATCGGCATCGCCGTGCCGGGCGGGCCGGAGGCGCTGGTGCCCGAACGGCGGCCGGTGCCGGTGCCGGGCAAGGGCGAGGTGCTGATCCGGGTCGCCGCCGCGGGCGTGAACCGGCCCGACGTGCTGCAACGGCAGGGGAAATATCCGCCCCCGCCGGGCGCTTCCGACATTCCGGGGCTGGAGGTGGCGGGCACCATCGTCGCGGCCGGGGACGGCGCGGACATGCTGGTGGGGCAGAAGGTCTGCGCGCTGCTGGCGGGCGGGGGCTATGCCGAATATGCGGTCGCGCCCGCCGGCCAGTGCCTGCCGGTCCCGGACAGCTATGACCTGGTCGAGGCGGCGGCGCTGCCCGAGACGCTCTTTACCGTATGGACCAACCTGTTCGAGCGTGCCTATGCGGTGGATGGCGACACGGTGCTGGTCCATGGCGGCACCAGCGGCATTGGCACCATGGCGATCACGCTGTGCAGGCTGTTCGGCGTGACGATCATCGTCACCTGCGGCAGTGACGAGAAGTGCGCGCAGGCCAAGGCGTGGGGCGCGGATCATGCGATCAACTATCGTGACCTGGACTATGTCGCGGAGGTGAAGCGGATCACCGGCGGGCAGGGGGTGCAGGCGGTGCTCGACATGGTCGGCGGCGACTATCTGCCGCGCAACCTGGAATGCCTGGCGGAGGACGGCCGGCATGTGTCGATCGCGGTTCTGGGCGGGGCGAAGGCGGAGATATTCATTCCGGCCATCATGCAGCGGCGGTTGACGATCACCGGATCGACGCTGCGCGCGCGGTCGACGGGGTTCAAGAGCCTGGTCGCGGATGAACTGATGCGCACGGTCTGGTCGTTCGTGAACGAAGGCAAGCTGCGCCCGGCGATGGACCAGCGGTTCGCGCTGGCGGACGCGGCCAAGGCGCACGCGCGGATGGACGCAGGCGCGCATTTCGGGAAGATCGTGCTGGTGGTTTGA